One stretch of Plasmodium vivax chromosome 8, whole genome shotgun sequence DNA includes these proteins:
- a CDS encoding hypothetical protein, conserved (encoded by transcript PVX_119680A), protein MTSNIIDKIMNLEVPENGNSSLNIIFGVINIFFFGIGMIILGIINKDMDDLIIGILQLLVPLIGWIWAVFWGILIVIKNSK, encoded by the coding sequence ATGACGTCGAACATCATAGACAAGATTATGAACCTGGAGGTGCCGGAAAATGGGAACTCCTCTCTGAACATCATTTTTGGGGTCATtaacattttcttcttcggaATCGGAATGATCATTTTGGGAATCATTAACAAAGATATGGATGACCTCATAATCGGCATTTTGCAGCTGCTCGTGCCTCTGATCGGGTGGATATGGGCCGTGTTCTGGGGCATCCTAATTGTTATTAAGAACTCCAAGTGA
- a CDS encoding ribophorin I, putative (encoded by transcript PVX_119685A), producing MKLIRCVLLTAIVTWCAAGKLKQSLFSNLVSIDMQFLSAHRNELIAKYVGDEDCMVYEQITKDMHLRRNYVEVIIRGDLKNRGDKSVDSFVFLLPYHEAFQASTLRVRDQDRNELRYQVLQEPRRDASEIEVDPFNEDYDLEQFQVKAYRVTLKRRLHKGEKVSLHFGYALGQPYFPFPVDLSPGEEQKLMFYLSSKILLPYDVEEREELKIFLCKNCAIARIEDGDFLRSFVKVNEDTYVCERGGGGRRRAVGDHPQGEAAIRTDPNEFPAQERELGRFTLGQKALFYFRANNHLGYCERVTKEIKLSQLGFVYEREEYVLRNDAARINTFDRYVLSDYESRHTSEGKGKGKGTDDQSATIIYSMKSKINYDIYEYEYFDDLGKIYLIQAEEIFDHKKKNSHIMFDLRPRYPLLGGWRAHFFNSFYHDSNLYRIKNKENYYAYKIDIAPSIKAFFIKQLKVRISLPPFSENVAVVSRDDSVNVLTSKQKEWLDLFSFRNVVEIQIEKFFPPLDENYYQDLLVMYKFRFFNHFWKPLLVILIAFAAILLLCLLRELPFDFNTAKEKADKRGSEEHATFLEKCKELYENLSYISDQLIQSMSKLTPEEKVSQKVELLEAEDKWTYDFIYYTKEFYRNFERSSSKQSLQSYVDKCFNYHAIVKKYFEAQLLNDLSFNLNEVAQAEKELLLLLKYT from the exons ATGAAGCTCATCCGGTGCGTTTTGCTAACAGCCATAGTGACATGGTGTGCCGCGGGGAAGCTGAAGCAGAGCCTCTTTTCCAATTTGGTTAGCATAGACATGCAGTTTTTGAGTGCCCACAGAAATGAGTTAATTGCAAAGTACGTGGGGGATGAGGACTGCATGGTGTATGAGCAGATTACGAAGGACATGCATTTAAGGAGGAACTACGTGGAGGTGATCATCCGGGGTGACTTGAAGAACAGGGGAGATAAGAGCGTCGACAGCTTTGTCTTCTTGCTTCCCTACCACGAGGCCTTTCAG GCCAGCACCCTCCGCGTGAGAGACCAGGACCGAAACGAGCTGCGGTACCAAGTGCTGCAGGAGCCCAGGCGTGACGCCAGCGAAATCGAGGTGGACCCCTTCAATGAGGACTACGACTTGGAGCAATTCCAAGTGAAGGCCTACAGGGTGACTCTAAAAAGGAGATTACACAAAGGTGAAAAGGTCTCTCTCCACTTTGGCTACGCCCTGGGACAGCCCTACTTCCCATTTCCTGTTGACCTATCcccaggggaagaacaaaaattgaTGTTTTACCTTTCCTCCAAAATTCTTTTGCCCTACGATGTGGAAGAGAGGGAAGAgctaaaaatatttctgtgCAAAAATTGTGCCATCGCGCGGATAGAGGATGGCGATTTTTTGCGCAGCTTCGTAAAGGTCAACGAGGACACGTATGTTTGtgagaggggggggggaggaagaaggagagcagTGGGCGATCATCCCCAGGGGGAGGCGGCCATCCGAACCGACCCAAACGAGTTCCCCGCACAGGAGCGCGAACTGGGCCGGTTCACGCTCGGGCAGAAGGCCCTGTTCTACTTCCGCGCCAACAACCATTTAGGCTACTGCGAGCGAGTCACcaaggaaataaaattatctcAACTAGGTTTTGTGTACGAACGGGAAGAATACGTCCTGCGAAACGACGCAGCGAGGATAAACACCTTTGATAGGTACGTTCTTAGCGACTACGAAAGTAGACACACGTCggaggggaaggggaaaggaaagggaaCAGACGATCAGTCCGCCACAATTATTTATTCCATGAAGTCCAAAATAAATTACGACATATACGAATATGAATACTTTGATGACCTTGGCAAAATATATCTCATCCAAGCGGAAGAAATATTtgatcataaaaaaaaaaacagccataTTATGTTTGACTTGAGGCCCAGGTACCCCCTCCTGGGTGGGTGGAGAgctcacttttttaattccttttaCCATGACTCGAATTTGTacagaattaaaaataaggaaaactATTATGCGTACAAAATTGATATTGCTCCATCCATTAAGGcgttttttataaagcaACTGAAGGTGAGGATTTCGCTGCCCCCCTTCTCCGAAAACGTTGCAGTTGTTTCCAGGGACGACAGTGTTAATGTGCTGACCAGCAAGCAGAAGGAGTGGCTCgatcttttttccttccgaAATGTCGTCGAAATTCAAATCGAGAaattcttccccccactggACGAGAACTACTACCAGGACCTGCTCGTCATGTACAAGTTTAGGTTTTTCAACCATTTTTGGAAGCCCCTCCTGGTCATCCTCATCGCGTTCGCCGCGATCCTCCTGCTCTGCCTCCTGCGCGAGCTCCCCTTCGA CTTCAACACGGCGAAGGAGAAGGCGGACAAGCGGGGGAGCGAAGAGCACGCCACCTTCCTGGAGAAGTGCAAAGAGCTGTACGAGAATTTGTCCTACATATCAG ACCAACTGATCCAATCGATGAGCAAGCTGACCCCCGAGGAGAAGGTCAGCCAGAAGGTGGAGCTCTTGGAAGCAGAAGACAAATGGACCTACGATTTTATCTACTACACGAAGGAATTCTACAGGAATTTCGAGCGCTCCTCGAGCAAGCAGTCGCTGCAGAGCTACGTGGACAAGTGTTTCAATTATCACGCGATTGTGAAAAAGTACTTCGAGGCGCAGCTGCTCAACGACTTG aGCTTTAACTTGAACGAAGTCGCGCAGGCGGAGAAGGAACTTTTGCTTCTGCTAAAGTACACGTAG